The Panthera uncia isolate 11264 chromosome C1 unlocalized genomic scaffold, Puncia_PCG_1.0 HiC_scaffold_3, whole genome shotgun sequence genomic sequence AACAAGAATGTACTTATACgtttcttttaagaaaaggaaaaaacagatccAGAGGTTGGTAGGTGACCCCAGAGAAGAGTCTGTGCATCGTGGGACAGACCAGGTAGTGGGAGAACAGGTGAGGGGAGCAtcgggtgtgtatgtgtgtggggggaaggaGTGGCCCCCTCTTGTCATCTGATGGGTCCCAAGGCCAAGGAGAAGCATGTGGAGGCTCTGAGAGCCCGGGCAGGTTTGTAGGTGGGGGCCCCCAGCCTGCAGACGTAGCACCCGACCAGACAAGGGAGGCTGACATCCCAAGAAGACGAGTGGCAACTGGCTAACGGAAGAGGTGACGGGAGAAGGGTGTTTCAGTAGCAGGACAGCAAGTGCTAAGGCCCTGAGGTGCATGAGAGGCAGCTAAGTTCCAGGAAATGAAACTAGGTCAGAGTgaccagaaaaagagagaggttggaggtggggagacagagcaggaagggcagagaagggtggGAAGAGGTCACTGCCTCGTGGGCACACTAGGTATGTGAGTTCTATCGTGAGGGGTGAGGAGGGCCACTGGGAGCCTGCGGCCCGTGGGGAGGCTGGGCAGCTGTCCAGGTTGGAGTGGGCATGCCATGGTGTTGGGACCTAGCAGAGAAGCTCAGCTAGGGGTCTGCATGGGGGTGATTCTTGAGCCCAGCTTAGTGAGGGCCAGGCGGTTTGGGGAGGAGCTACACCAGGCCAAAAAGCCCGAGTGCTACCCTTGAGGTCCAAACATCTGAAATAAGTGGGGTACAGGTCCAGCCCTCCCTACCCCCCTCTCTGGCCAAAGGCATACCCCACTGGGAGCTCAGGCAGGAAAGATAGGCACCCCCTCACACCATGGAGTCACCGCGACAGGGCAGAATGAAGGTAGCAGCTGGGTGATGGGTCTTGTGGGCCTCTGGGGCCCCCCAGGTCTGCTGTGGGCGCCCAGCTTTCCCACAAGAGTCTGAGTCAGCACCGTGGTGGCCGCCTAGAGGCTCTGgccttcccccgccccctccccgccaccccggCCACTTGGGAGAGTCATttcatttctcaaattaaaaatccattttgtgCTGTGAATAATAGATGGGGTGAGCACTGGGAGGCTGGGCAGAGGACAGGAAGCTGGCTGGGGGGCGTTTTCCAGGACACAGAAGATACTGCAGAGCTGTCTGTGGTGGAGAGGGGGAGCTGGGTGGGCAGggtggaggcggtgggggggCATCTcgcagagcacaggcaggggtaGGGGCTCCTAGGCCTGTGCACTGGAGTGGCAGGCCCAGTCTATCCCCACTCACATGCAGGCCAGAGGGGCGCCGCGACGGTTCTGATCAcggctgggctccaggctgacccAGGCCTGGCTTCAGGTTGGCAGCCCCCTTGGAGTGGAGCATTTTGCCCCTCACTTAGTGAAGGCTCAACAGATGTGTCACTGGTGCGAGCACTGTGGTCCCCAGGGAGTGGGCGGTCTTTGCGAACCCTTCCCCGGAACCCAGACCTGGTGATGCCCACCCAGGAGGAGTGGGCTGGGATCTGGTCTTCGGTCAGGGAAGGGGCTGAAGTGAGGGTTTCAGGACCGACCcgcacccctcccctctgctccttgcACACCCTCAGCCCTTCTCTCTCCAAGGTGGCTCTGGGGGCAGATGCTCCCCAGCTCCTGCCTACCTGGCCCCTAAGCTGGGCATCCCGTTGCCTGGCTCCGGGCTTGGCTGGGTGCTGCTGTGTCCTGTCATTCTCTTGCTCCTCAGTCAGGAGGTCACCTTGACAAtcgggtggaggggggtgggggggaggggagctggaacTGGATGCCTCAAGGAGAGTGCAGACCCCCGGtgtcctcccccacttgcttctCTTTCTGAGAAGGGACAAAGGGCAAAGAAGCAAAGGGCCTGGTCGCTCTTTGCTGGTGGGCTGTATAGGGGGTCTAGGACTGAGCGCTCACGGGCCCAATCCCCAGGCCACTCTGGAGGGCCCTGGTTACCTTGCTCAGGGGCTGGGTTGTCCTGGGAGTCTCTGAGGTTGGGTGTCCTGTGGGGGGTGCGGTGCTGAACAGAGCAGGCAAGATGGAGTGAGGCAGGCAGGTAGGGTGGCCTGGCCAAGAGAGCGGGGAGGCAGAGGAACAGATCAATGGCAGCTGGGAGTCTGGGAGAGGGATGGCCAGGGATGGCTCTCAGGGGGTCCGACAGAGAGCTGacctggcagggaggaggggctgagggctCAGGTCCCCCACCCCCTAGTGGCTGGCACAGCAGGGTCCCCAGGGAAGCCTGTTTGCTTTGTGCCTTTCTGTCGGAAGAGAGTCGGCTCCCTGAGACaatatccatttttatatttcttggaaATTTCACGGCATTCATTTCAGGGAAAATAAAAGCTGTCATTGCTGGAGAAATGATACCAATCAGGGCCTGAAAAGGCTGGAAAATTATCCTCCTGGAGACGGAATGTTGAGGgaaaaaatgcagattaaaagCACAAAGAACCACTTTGCCaccgccctgccctcccctcctcccttacGGAATCACCACATTTTACATAATTCCACCTCTCCTCAGTAGAATTAATTGGACCCAAGAAGAATGCGTGGGGCAGAGGAGGACCCTGGGATGGCcggaggtggaggcagagagtaTCCAGAGCAGTGGTatagagatggatggatggacagacacaGGAGAGGCAGCACGGGGGCAGAGCAGGCCACTCAGGGCCAGGGACCCAGGACCCAGGCTGCTGAAAAGCAGGGAGGAGACAAGGTGATGGGTCCTTTGAGCCCTTGTCTTGTCGGTGTTATCAGCTGGGGCTCCATGGCAGTCTTGGGCTGTCTCGCTGTTGAGGCCAGTCCTACAGGCTGTAACTGGCAGGTCTGGGAGCACTGGTGCCTTGCAGGGTCCTGTGCTAGGaaatgagaaagcagagagacTCGAGAGACAGTAGCATTGGTCCAAGAAGCCCCGAGATCCCTGTGCCTCACATGGCCAGGGCCTGAGGGTACTGTGGTGAGCCAGGCAGAAGCGGACCCTGTTTCAGGGGCTGGGGGCCGTGGGAGGGAGGTCCCACATTAAAAAAGCAAGTTGTaagggaaaaagggggggggtaacccccccccccccccccaccaccccagccagtcccctccctccaccagtCCACATGGCAGGGGCCTGAGGCCTACATCTGAGGACAAGGGCTGCTGGGCAGAGCAGCCTCCCTCCTTGTTCTCAGCGGGGAGGGGCTCACGCATGACTCTCcagtccttttctctcttcctggccAGGGACTTCCAGAGCAGTGGGGGCAGAGGCCAGCCAAGGATTGGGGGAAGGGTGCAGTTTCAGCCCTGAGGCCCCTTCCTGGTTGCATGGCCAACCAAAACCCCAGACGGCCTCCTGCGAGGCATGGGTAAGGTCAGGGCTAAGGGAGAAGACCAGAAAGACCACGTATTGAAGCCTGCTCAGTGCCAGGCACCTTGCCAGGAGCGTGCAGGAGCTATTTCAGCACACCCCATAGTCTTTCTGGGAGTTCTCCCTGGGCGGTCTCCAGTCCTGTGGGCTCGGCTGGGACAATCCACGCACCTCCTGATCTCCAGCTTGAGCCCTTTTCGGGCTGGCGGGAGTGGGGGCATCAGATCAAAGGGGAACCCTTTCCTGGGAATAGCAGGCGCCCTCACTCTTCCCGGGACACAGTTGTACCTGGAATCCCCGATCCCGGAGCCTGCGCAAGACCTTCGGGAGCGTGTCCCGCAGCCGCCGTCCCCGCCCCCGAGCTGCCACCGAGCTGACAGGTAGCTGGGATGAAGGGTGGAAGAAggagggggcgcggggggcgggcggAGGAGGGTGGAGCCGCCGGCGCGCCCCCTCCCTCGGGGCCGGCGGGCTGCGCGGCGCGCCGGCAGAGGAGGCGGCGGGCGCACGGAGAGAGCTCCCGCCCGCCCGGCTCCGCTCCGGCTCTGGCTCCGGCTCCGGCCCGGGCTCGACCCGCTCAGTTCCAGCTCGGCCCGGGCGCGCACCTGCCGGGTAAGTGGCATCCGAGTCCGCTGCCGCCGCGGCCAGCAACGCGGCCAcatccgccgccgccgccgccgctgcgcCGAGCCTCCAGGCTTTGTCTGTGTCCTCGCAGCTCCGGCTCCGGCTGCGGCTGCGACTCCCGGGCTCGGCTCTCCGGCTCCGCGGACTGCGCGGCGAGGCTCTGCGCCCAGAGTATGGGGCGCTTGGGGTCAGCTCGCTCCGCGCCGGGGGTGAAACTTCACTCAAGTTTGGGTTCCGAGGAAAACCTGTTGAAGCCAGGAGTGGCCCAGGGCGGGGACGGAGGGGCGGGGGACGGAACCGGTTCTAGTTTCTTAAGGCCGTCGGGGTTTCTCTCCGATGCGGGGCCGGTTGGAGCGCACCGCTTGGGAAAGGGGCTGGTGGCATTATGGCCACCGAATAGAAGACGGGGCTGGGGGCGGCCCTACGGACATCCGCGAGGACAAAGTTTGTTTCTTTAGCCGCTTTCTTGAACGTCTGGTTCCAGGGCAGCTTCTGGGGCCGCGTAGACGCGCCCTTGACCGCACCTCCTTTCTCCAGTCTCcgtttcccccctcccccacacggcCTTCGCCGTAGCAGGTCGCAGACgagaaaggcaaagggaagagaaacagtcCTTCattgagggcctactgtgtgcgaGGCCCCGTGCACGCTGCTCCCCTACTTTGTATCAGGGACCTCCCAAATATGCGGCAGGCATGTGTTTGCAGTGGGAGAGGagttaggttaaaaaaaaggaCGACACTGTGCGTGTGCGAGGTGGTGGCCACTCTGAGCCTTCCCCTGACTCATTCTTGAGTAGCTGGGGGAGGCCAGGCCCCAGACCCGCTAGCGGTTGGAGACACGGGGTGGCCTCCAGCCTCTGGACCTAGGCCTGCGCCCCTCCAGTCGTGCTTGTGGGCCCCGTCGGGGGCCCAGGGCCTCTCTGAACCTGCGTCTACCCTTCCCGCAGCTGCAGCCCGTGAGCCATGCGGAGGTTCGCCGGGAGGCCGACGGTCCGCGCATCCTGTAGCTGAGATCGCCGAGGGCTGCGTGGCGGGGCCAGCGGCACCATGGAGACCCCATATTCGATGACGGCTCACTACGACGAGTTCCAGGAGGTCAAATACGTGAGCCGGTGCGGCACGGGAGGAGCGCGCGGGGCCTCGCTGCCCCCCGGCTTCCCGCTGGGCGCGGGGCGCAGCGCCACCGGGGCCCGAGCGGGGCTGCCGCGCTGGAACCGGCGCGAGGTGTGCCTGCTGTCGGGACTGGTGTTCGCCGCCGGCCTCTGCGCCATCCTGGCCGCCATGCTGGCGCTCAAGTACCTGGGTCCCGGCgccgcgggcggcggcggcggcgcctgCTCCGAGGGCTGCCCGGAGCGCAAGGCCTTCGCGCGCGCCGCCCGCTTCCTGGCCGCCAACCTGGACGCCAGCATAGACCCGTGCCAGGATTTCTACTCCTTCGCGTGCGGTGGCTGGCTGCGGCGCCACGCCATCCCCGACGACAAGCTCACCTACGGTACCATCGCTGCCATCGGCGAGCAGAACGAGGAGCGACTGCGGCGCCTGCTGGCGCGGCCCGGGGGTGGGCCGGGGGGTGCGGCCCAGCGCAAGGTGCGCGCCTTCTTCCGCTCGTGCCTCGACATGCGTGAGATCGAGCGGCTCGGCCCACGGCCCATGCTCGAAGTCATCGAGGACTGCGGGGGCTGGGACCTGGGCGGTGCCGCCGAGCGCCCGGGGGCCGCCGCGCTCTGGGACCTCAACCGGCTGCTGTACAAGGCCCAGGGCGTGTACAGCGCCGCCGCGCTCTTCTCGCTCACCGTCAGCCTGGACGACAGGAATTCCTCGCGCTACGTCATCCGCGTGAGTGCGTCCCCCTCCCCGGTCACCCCAGCAGCAGCCTGGGACCGGGGGCGCCGCCGCCCCGCTCGCGCGCCCCCAGCGCAAGGCGACCTATGCGTAAAGGGAGGGAGCGCAAGGGGAGGGGAGCGCGCACCCGCATAGCGCGGGAGGAGGGCGCGAGTAATTTCCCTCGGGTAATTGCCGTGCTTAGCGGAGCCGCGGGAGCCGCAATTTCCCAGTCCTGTGGCAGGCTGTGAGAGCACGCAAGGAGGGGTGTGCCAGTGGGCTCGGGCGGGCCAGAATGCCAGGGGCCTCGGCTCTCGGTGTGGGCTCCGAGAGTGCCCCGTACAGGTGGGGAAGGTTGAAGGCTTACAGAAGGAAGGGTGGGGGGACTGGGTCCTCCTCCGCTCCCCGAATCTCCAGGCGAGACTGATTAGGGGTGGAGGTTTCCACCAACTTCTCTGGGTGGAAGGAGGGCTAATGTGCTTTTGTGCTGCTCCTGGGGCTTGCGACAGTAGGTGTCTGCTACGTCCTCTGTTAGGGCATTTGGATAGAACTTCAGTCTGTGTGCAAGAGCCTGACATGTTGCCCGCTGATCTCTGACCTCTGACCCCCGTCACTCTCCCCAGATTGACCAGGATGGGCTCACTCTGCCGGAGAGGACCCTGTACTTAGCTCAGGATGAGGAGAGTGAGAAGGTGTGGGGGCATGGGGTGGGACTGCAGGGAAGGCCTGGGGCTCCAGGAGGGACGGACTAGGGCCTGAcacggaccccccccccccaccccgcgaaATGTCCCATCTTGGTGCAGATCCTGGCAGCATACCGGGTGTTCATGGAGCGCCTGCTCAGCCTACTGGGGGCCGATGCTGTGGAGCAGAAGGCACAGGAGATCCTGCAGCTGGAGCAGCGGCTGGCCAacgtgagcgggggtgggggagggctgccATGGGCccacatgagtgggggggggctGCCATGGGCTCACATGAGTGGGGGGGGCTGCCATGGGCCCACATGAGTGGGGGGGGCTGCCATGGGCccacatgagtggggggggggctgccatGGGCCGAGGGATGGCCCTGTCAACTCCAATCTCCGCCTCCAGATCACAGTGTCAGAGTACGATGACCTCCGGCGGGATGTCAGCTCCATGTACAACAAGGTGACGCTGGGGCAGTTGCAGAAGATCACCCCTCACGTGAGTGCGGCCCGCCGCGGTGCGGAGGCATTGATGCTGGGACTCCAGGGCCGTTGTTCCCCAGGGTGGGGCGAGGCCTTCCACGGCCATGGATTCCTGTGTCCTCCCGTGCGTCTCCCGGACTCCCTCCCCGTCCTCTGTGCTCCCTGCAACACCCAGCCCTACTGTCCCCCACCCTCGGCCCCACAGCTGCAGTGGAAGTGGCTGCTGGACCAGATCTTCCAGGAGGACTTCTCGGAGGATGAGGAGGTGGTGCTGTTGGCCACAGACTACATGCAGCAGGTGTCCCAGCTCATCCGCTCCACACCCCGCAGGTACAGCTGCTGATcacccctccacctgcccctccaCATCCCTCACCCGCACCCCAGATGTGTCTGCTTGGTAAGGTTTGAATTCCCGTTTCACCTCCGTCCAGTAGCCACACTGGGGAGGCATGTGAAGAGCACTGGAATAGGAGTCCAGATCCCTAGGTGCAGAGGTGgctctcccaccttctctctgggACCCTGGGCAGGGCTTGTGAGCTCCCTGAGCTGCGGTTTCTTCATCTGGGGAGAGTGAGGCCGACTGAGTCCGGACTCCAGAAACGGAAGGTGTGGGTGCAGTTCTGCTGCCCCAGGGCCACCTTGGGGAGCGCCTCCCTGGTCTCTGCCCAGAGGCCCCCCAAGGCCAGTCCTGAGGCAGACAGTCACCCCGAGTGCCCACCCTCCTACTGCATAGCAGGTCGGCATCAGGCACTCGTCTCAGGGGCCAGAGATGTGTCCTGCTTCGTGTGGGCCCTTTTCCCTGACTGGGGCTCAGGCCACTCCAGGTTCCGGCTCCATGGATCTGGAGTGACCCCCCGCTCCTGCGCGGGTGCCGGGTGTAACCCCAGGCCGAGGGGTCTGGAGTGGCATGGCACGGAGCCCTTGGGTGGCCCTTGCGTATGAGCCTGTGTGGACACCCAGCCGTTTGCCCTGGCCCTCAGGATCCTGCACAACTACCTGGTGTGGCGCGTAGTGGTGGTCCTGAGTGAGCACCTGTCACCACCGTTCCGAGAGGCGCTGCACGAGCTGGCACGGGAGATGGAGGGCAGTGACAAGCCACAGGAGCTGGCCCGTGTCTGCCTGGGCCAGGCCAACCGCCACTTTGGCATGGCGCTTGGAGCTCTCTTTGTACATGAGCACTTCTCAGCTGCCAGCAAGGCCAAGGTCAGGCTGCCCTGGGCTTGGGGGTTGGGTGTGGGTGCAGGTGCTGGGCAGGGCGTAGAGTCCTCCCATGGCCTTGCGCTGAGAATGGGGAGCCCACATATTCCCTTGCAGATAGGGGCGCTCTGAAGCTCCAGACTTCTCACCAGgccacctcccccaggaagcctaCCTCATCTATCAGCCACAGGAGGGCTAGCCCCTCAGGCTCCTGCCCCCCCTTCTCTGCCATGCTCAGTAGATTGTTGCTGGGGCAGTTTGTGCTTCCAGACTGTGAGCTTTTTGTAAGGGGGGCCAGGCCTGGATCCCCACCTCCAAGGTCCCGCTTGGCGCTCAGGACCAAGCCTTAGGCCTGGGAAGTGGTACTGAATCAGTGGTATCCCtcgtgccaggtgctgggggccCAGAGTTAAGGCCTCCTGAGTTGACCCTTGATCCCTGACCCCTGGCCCTATAGGTGCAGCAGCTTGTGGAAGACATCAAGTACATCTTGGGCCGGCGCCTGGAGGAGTTGGACTGGATGGATGCTGAGACCAAGGCAGCTGCTCGGGCCAAGGTGAAGTGGACCCTTTCCCATCTGTAGATTCCACGAACACTTATGGAGTGCCTACTGCATGCCAGGCTCGAGTGACAGAAGAGGCGGAGATGCCCCTTGTGGAGCTGGCATCACCTGGTCTGGTCTCGCCTGTCCTTGAGCCCTGCCTCTAGACTACAGCCTCTCCCTTGGGGGACGGGGGGCTGTCTCCTGAGGCCCTGGCTGCCCTCTCGCCCGCAGCTCCAGTACATGATGGTGATGGTAGGCTACCCCGACTTCCTGCTCAAACCCGAGGCTGTGGACAAGGAGTACGAGGTTGGTCTGCCTCTGGCCCCACCCTGCCTAACCAGCTGGGCTTCTCCCGGCCTTTGGCCAAGACCCCCAGGGAGGCCCCCCACGACCAAAGAGAAGGAACCATGACCCTCGGCTGATGGCCCCTGGGGGGACGTGGGGCCCGCCCAGCGCTGGTCTGTCCATGCCCGTCGCCTGCCACTGAGCGCTGCCCATCCCCTGTGCAGTTTGAGGTCCACGAGAAGACCTACTTCAAGAACATCTTGAACAGCATCCGCTTCAGCATCCAGCTCTCAGTCAAGAAGATCCGGCAGGAGGTGGACAAATCCACGTgggtgcctggcccagagcgGGTCGAGTCAGGGAGGGAGGTTCCATGGGGAGAGGCTCCTTAGCCAAGGCCAGGAGGCTGGGAGCGggcgggtggagggggggggggggcaaaccgCCTCAAAGTCATGCTGGTGCAGAGGTCATGGGGCCCGggcgggtggtggtgggggcCGCGAGGGTGGGGGCTCAGCCTAGAGGAGGCGCGGGGCGTGGCCACAGGCTGCGTCACTAGGGTAGCTTTtaaggaggagggggctgggaggtgggggggggagcgtgGGTCTCCCTAGCtgacccccacctccctccacagGTGGCTGCTCCCACCACAGGCCCTCAATGCCTACTATCTACCCAACAAGAACCAGATGGGTAAGGGGGCGTGCCCCAcaaggggcggggcctggaggcGGGGCCAGTCTCCTGCTGACCACGCCCTCTCTGTAGTGTTCCCGGCAGGTATTCTGCAGCCCACGCTCTATGACCCTGACTTTCCACAGTGAGTACCCAACCCAGCATGAGCCAGAGCCAGCTCTGCAGCCCTGTCTGCTGGGTGCATGAAAGCTGCCGGGACTGTCCCGATCCAGGCTGGGCCCAGGGGTCATGACAGTGGCAGATCCTGGATCCCCATAGTCTTACCTCATCCttgattatttagaaaaatgtgtaggttttttttctttctttctttcttttaaatgtcctGAGTTCCCCCTTACCTGGTTTGAGGCTTCTTTAGGGGTTTCAAAAGTGGCTTAGTGATGAGGAAACAGGCCAAATCCAAGGtggggtgcctcagtttccctcatgtCTTCGTCCAACCTGGTCTCTTCCCCTGTCCCAGCTCTGTTAGAGGTTATTTCCTACAGAGCAGCTGCAAAGGTATTGTTGGCCCCTTTTACATGTTGTATGAGGACTCTAAGGCACGAGTGCCCCAAGACCGTGGGGACACCACTGTGGCCTCCCTAGGCCACCTCTGGCTTGACCGGGGCCTTCCAGGGCCCAGGCAGCAGCGTGGAGCTCTCGGAGGGCGGGTGAGGCTGGGGCCTGACGCTGCTGCCGTGGGCCCAGGTCTTTGAACTACGGGGGCATCGGCACCATCATTGGACATGAGCTGACCCACGGCTATGACGACTGGGGTGAGGCCCGAGGGTGGCCAGAGGGGGTGTcgggggaagggaaaggcagaCAGCGGGGGGCAAGGCGATGCCGGGTGGATTGAGACCCCACAGCCCCCCTGTCCCCATCGGccggtgggtgggagagggggcttCGGGCATGAGAGTCCGTCTCCACCACTCTGCCTGCTGCCCACAGGGGGCCAGTATGATCGCTCAGGCAACCTGCTGCACTGGTGGACGGAGGCCTCCTACAGCCGCTTCTTGCGCAAGGCGGAGTGCATCGTGCACCTGTATGACAACTTCACCGTCTACAACCAGCGCGTAAGATGCCCTTGCTGCCCCTCAGGCCCGGCTGGGCGTGGACGAGGAGCCTGCGTGCCCATGTGTTCACACATGTGCCCAGGGCCCAGCTCACATGCCCAGGGTGTGCGTGCACACTCACGTGGGTGCGTGGAGGAGTTCACGCAGACTCATATGAGGCACGAGGGGGTCGGGGCCGCATCTAAATCCtctgggaaagggaaggggagtgTGGGCGGGGGCCCAGGGTGGCAAGGCCTGAGGAAGGCCAGTGGGCGGCAGACGGACCCCGGCCCCTTCCCTTCTCGGCAGGTGAACGGGAAGCACACACTTGGTGAGAACATCGCGGACATGGGCGGCCTCAAGCTGGCCTATTATGTGAGCTGCCCCCGCCTGGCCCTTCGTTCCTGTGGGGGGAAGGATGGGGGCTGATGAGGACTCCACGAGGGACGTGGGCACCCCAGCCTCCCCATCACATGGCGCTTTGGCTTGGGGGAGCGGGGGCCTGTGACTGGCACAGGGTCCACTGGAAAAGGAGGGACTCCCAGGCTGCTTTGGGGAGAGCAAGGAGGGCTGCCTGGGGTTAGCCTTCCCAGGAGGGAGCACAGCTCAGGAAAGGCGGAAGGCAGGGAGCCTGGGGCTTGGCATGGTGGGTGGTGTGCAGAACAGGGGCCGGTGAGGGGCTGACTGGGTGGAGGGTGAGTCAGGTCACCGCACTGGGGGCACcgcagctccacactgtcaccccCAGGCCTATCAGAAGTGGGTGCGGGAGCACGGCCCGGAGCACCCGCTGCACCGGCTCAAGTACACGCACAACCAGCTCTTCTTCATTGCCTTTGCCCAGGTGGGCCAGGTGGGGgccaggtggggggtgggcaggggtggggacatAGCTCTCGGCCTGCCTCTCATCAGCCACCCTCAGAGGCAATGGTCCCATGGGTTCTGATGAGGGCTCAAGGCCTagtgtgctggggtggggggaggtttgCAAGGCTTGCTCAATGGACTCCTTGGCTTcaattttccctctcctcccctcccctccccgccatgGGGCCCAGAACTGGTGCATCAAGCGGCGGTCACAGTCCATCTACCTGCAGGTGCTGACCGACAAGCACGCACCTGAGCACTACAGGTGGGCCTGCCTGCCTGG encodes the following:
- the ECEL1 gene encoding endothelin-converting enzyme-like 1 — its product is METPYSMTAHYDEFQEVKYVSRCGTGGARGASLPPGFPLGAGRSATGARAGLPRWNRREVCLLSGLVFAAGLCAILAAMLALKYLGPGAAGGGGGACSEGCPERKAFARAARFLAANLDASIDPCQDFYSFACGGWLRRHAIPDDKLTYGTIAAIGEQNEERLRRLLARPGGGPGGAAQRKVRAFFRSCLDMREIERLGPRPMLEVIEDCGGWDLGGAAERPGAAALWDLNRLLYKAQGVYSAAALFSLTVSLDDRNSSRYVIRIDQDGLTLPERTLYLAQDEESEKILAAYRVFMERLLSLLGADAVEQKAQEILQLEQRLANITVSEYDDLRRDVSSMYNKVTLGQLQKITPHLQWKWLLDQIFQEDFSEDEEVVLLATDYMQQVSQLIRSTPRRILHNYLVWRVVVVLSEHLSPPFREALHELAREMEGSDKPQELARVCLGQANRHFGMALGALFVHEHFSAASKAKVQQLVEDIKYILGRRLEELDWMDAETKAAARAKLQYMMVMVGYPDFLLKPEAVDKEYEFEVHEKTYFKNILNSIRFSIQLSVKKIRQEVDKSTWLLPPQALNAYYLPNKNQMVFPAGILQPTLYDPDFPQSLNYGGIGTIIGHELTHGYDDWGGQYDRSGNLLHWWTEASYSRFLRKAECIVHLYDNFTVYNQRVNGKHTLGENIADMGGLKLAYYAYQKWVREHGPEHPLHRLKYTHNQLFFIAFAQNWCIKRRSQSIYLQVLTDKHAPEHYRVLGSVSQFEEFGRAFHCPKDSPMNPAHKCSVW